In the genome of Lathyrus oleraceus cultivar Zhongwan6 chromosome 4, CAAS_Psat_ZW6_1.0, whole genome shotgun sequence, the window TTCTGCTTACAAAGAAATATTGGGTTTGATTGCTTTTAGATAGTGATCCTTTTGACATATTGAGTGACTAAACCTTTACTTGTTGCTCGCTATTAGAGGCAAAAGTCTTTGGTTGTTTCACATTGATATGGATAAAGCATACTCGTTTCTGAAAATATTTCTCGTGAGCTCAACCCAATGTTAAAAGCTCTTACTGATTCAAGATCAGTCAGTGCAAAATCTTGGTTTGAAGCTTGAAGACTAACAACTCCAAGTTTCTCATGAAAAGAATATCAACCACTTCAATTCACCATTTGGAATGAAGACTCACTACTTCTCTCCTTTTTCGTTGTTTGGTTTGAAGTTAGTCATAAACTTCATTTTCTTGTATGAGTGGATTTGAGAGTTTAACCTACTAAAAAATCTTAAGttttattggatactctcaagatcaaatcTTTGGGACACGACTAAATCGTTTTTTACTGAACCTTTATCATTCCTGGTGTATTCTTTCTTCTATTAACTTTTACTTTCCGTACTTTACTATTTGAACTTTATTTTCATTGCTGCTTACTTTCAAAATGTTTCTAAGATGCTTTTAAACTGTGAAATTAATTCTAAAagtttttcaaattaaaattttCTGAAATACATGCTTCACCCCCCTCTTTTGTGTGAAGACATGTATCCAACAAATATCCATTTCGACATCCCTTCAGAGAGTTTACTAGCATATTCAAAGTCATTAGATCCCCATATCAAGAAACACAACTTCCATTTGTGACCTCCAACTTAGATTCTTATATGCACATATATGTTCGTTTATGAAATTATATTATATTTTGAATTTAATTTTTCTTATCCATCCTTTATAACCCTTTGATATTATAGTTAATTATCTTCATTAACTCACACTTTGACACCCCATACCTAACTAGAACCTTATAAAATTATAAGATATTTCTCGTCCTTTCACTACTATTGCCAATTCTTGCACTATTTCTCCTTCCTTTCCTCTATGTATCAACCCAGTTGCTTTCCCTAAATCTCACACATCTTCGGCAACCTCTATAGCATATCCATGTAGCATGATCTAATTATTTCTTTATGATTCACTACCCATAAAATTCAACTCGAGATTGAAACATACCTGATTTTGAACACTTCTTTTCTGATTGCAATTGCAAGCATACATCACCTTTTTCTTCATCTATCTATCTTTATTCTTCACTTTTAAAATCTTTTATCTTTACCTTCACCCGTCTTTATACATTTTAGCAACCTTTCTTGTGGATTGATCCCTGCTTGACATCTTCGAAGTACTGCACCTTCTTGATTGATTTTTCATAATCATATCTTGCTAGTTTTTTTACTTCTTGTATGACTTCCGTCACGTGTGCCCCCTTATTTTGGATGTTATTTGGGGTTGGATACAATCATCATATTTTTGGCACTGCACCGCTTTTATGTTTGAACTAGATTGAATGTTGAGATCAGTTGTTGGGGTTTTCTCCATGTTGTATCTGAAAACACTATTGTGCCCCACTTTTACTTTTTGAAACTTATTATTAGGATTAACACTCTTTGGGCTTTTGAAATAATTTTGGCCTAGATTGGAACTATGTTCCGCTTGCTCTAAAACCAGTTCTAGGGGAACTAATATCCTGGGCCCACTCATAGGTTCTCCACTATCCACGCCTCCTCCCTCTAGAATAATATTATTTGACTTTAATAGTTCCTTTTCTATTTCTTCAATATTCTTTGACTTTAATTCCATAATTTTGTCAGATCGATTATCTCCATCACAATATCCCAATAATTCTAacaaccccccccccctctctTCCTCAATATTGgaatttaaatatattttatttttgttcCCATAATTTCCACTGTTACCTGATCTCTTCACTATTTCTTTCCTTGATAAACCATTTCCCTCAAGCGTTCCAATGTCATCATGATCAAACCTCTCCTCTTATCATAATAAATGCCAAAAATTTCCTCTAACCTCTTTCTTACCCTTTTGTCTTCCACAAAAGTAACTAACGGGGGGATGAAAGATTCCTTAGAATCTTATGTGTTGTAACATTCATCTTCCTCTAAATTTTCCCATTTATTCAATTCATATTGGATGGAAGTGCACTCATAAATCTCTTATATGATTAGAATGAGGAAAGTTTTTTATTGATTTGTATTCTCTTCGTCTTGTTTATGAATTCTAAAATCGGTGTCCTAACCAATACTTGGGTCACATCTATCTTTAGGAATACTTTTTATCCACCTAAAGGAATGACTTTTACTGTGGTAATACCTTCGTTTGTCAAACTTTATTGTAGTGATTGTATGTCATATACGTTTCGTACACACCATACATATCCTTTATTTTCTCAATACACTTCTTTTTCACTTTCTATTAAGGATATTATGCCCCTCCTTGAGATCATCCATTTTAGATTTCTTTTACTTTTTTACTCTTGTAGAAGAATCTACTATGTTTTTATGACTTTCGATATTTCTGGTTGAGTCTGCATATGATTTTCCTTCCTTCATATTACCTCGGACAATCTCAGATCTATATTTGATAAAATTTCTCTGCTTCTTTGCTTCTCTTGTTGCATATGCAGTACCTTCTCTTGCCTTACCGCCGCGACCCTTGCTTCATGTGACgactttttttttcaaactttGATGTATTCACCCGTAAGTTATACGACTCGAAGCATATATCTTTGAGCAGATCCTCTAATCATTATTTATCCTCCACTCCTCCATCTCTTACACAACCAAATAGTTTTCCCCAATTGTTTCTTCTTTTTACGATATACACATCCACCACTCTCTACTCCTCCATATCTTGCAAACCCAGATAGCTTTCCCCAATTATTTCTTCTTTTTACGATATACACATCTGCCACTTTTTTTGAGTTCAATTTTACAATTAACATGTCTAAACATctattataaaaaaaaatcaatgattaattaaaaacaaaaagaaaattcTATTCGGATAAAAAAAAGTGAATGGGCTTGGTAACTAGCAAGGCAGGCCCAACTAAATCAATTAGAGTTGAAATTGAAAAGCAGTAAAAGTAAAGTAAAAAATGCAAAGAAGCAGAACAAGTACAGAGAGAGAACAGTGAGTTTTTGCATTTCCAATGAAACTCGGTGGAATCAAATCGGTAGACAACGCGCACGACGACTCAGTCTGGGCAGTCACATGGGCACCCGCAACCGCCACCCGACCTCCGCTCCTCCTCACCGGTTCACTCGACGAAACGGTACGCCTATGGAAATCCGATGACCTTATTCTCGAACGCACCAACACCGGCCACTGTCTCGGCGTCGCCTCCGTAGCCGCTCATCCACTCGGCTCAATCGCAGCCTCTTCTTCACTCGATAGCTTTGTTCGCGTCTTCGATGTCGATTCCAATGCCACTATCGCTACTCTTGAAGCCCCTCCTTCTGAAGTCTGGCAAATGCGTTTCGATCCCAAGGTAATTCGCACTGCATTTTTTCCCTCTAATTTCACTTTTTCTGCTTTAGGTATTTGTGAGAATTCTATAATTTTTGTTGCGGAGTTGATTTTGGCTGCACCTAGACCTAGTTTCGTTCACTTTTCTGTTAGTTTTTTGGTGCTAAACCCTAAGTCATCACAGTACATTCATAACTCTTGCTCGCTGAATGTACCTAAAAATAATGAACAATCTTGTGGAAATGAGTAGTTCTGGTGTTGAAGATTCTAGAGAAATGCTAGTATTCTTAGGAATGATTTTTTTTCCTTCAGATTGATGGTGCATTTTTAGTGAACTTAAGGTAGTATTTGATTTACATTTTAGAACTTAGAATGGAACTGAAGCACGTGCTTTCTTTTTTGTGTTTGTTCTATTTTTAGAATCGAATAGAAAATAATGTAATGTAAAAATATAGTATATTTTGGTTCCACTAGAAAAGTAGAAAGGAAAAGATCAGAACAAATGTCTTTTCCATTCTGTTTTGTCCTGAGTTATCCAGGGTAAATATCTGTCTTCAAAATCAGGACTCTATTTTTCTTAGGATGTGTTTGGATGGAGAATTTGAGGGAATGGGAGGGTTTATTTTTCTTTTCTAAATTAAGGAACCTATAAATGTTCTTATAAATAAATTAAGTGTGATTGAAATGTTATATGATCATGTATCGTGTTATTCTTTCAATatttttaaaatctcaaatataTAACAAAATGTAGACTTAGTCCTCTAAAATTATCAATACTAACATACCCGGAAATTAAATGTCTGCGTTATGAATCAACAGCTAACACTTGCATTCTTGTATAAATACATCtgttttttttattcttttcCGAGTAAGGATTTTGCTTCCCACCTAGCCACTTTTTAACATTTCTTTTCTTGGTCCTGCTCAGGTGTGTTTGCAATTGGCGATTTGCATGTCTAATGTTTAAAACCTATATCACATGAAGTTGATTGGTTAATTATCCGATTTCCTTATTTGTCAGTTGGCTTGATTAAAACCTATATCACCCATTTTATTTTAAGGATGTATCCGACTAACTTAAGTGTGTAACCCAGTCCTAGAATAACCCATTATTGCATACATGGGCTTGTTCAGTTCCTCAGTTCTTACACTGGTAGCTGCTAGAACTATTGAGTACCTTGTTCTGTTGATGGGAATCATAACTTGTTTTGTTGAGGAGAGAATAGGTCATTATTGCATACCGGGGCGTTATGGGAATGATACATGTTCCACTATATGTGCATCATAGGAGATATCATTCAATGCCTTTTGAGTTTAGACACTTGCCAGTACAAAATGAGTATCTCTTCCGGAATTGATTATATTTGCATCATAGGAGATATCATTCAATGCCTTTTGAGTTTAGACACTAACCAGTACAAAATGAGTATCTCTTCCGGAATTGATTATATTATGCTATTGGCCATACAATAGTTGTTTAATCATTAAAAGTTCTGAACCTTCAGGGTGCTGTTCTAGCAGTTGCTGGTGGAGGTAGTGCATCGATCAATCTTTGGGACACTTCCACATGGGAACTGATTGCGACCCTTTCAATTCCTCGTGTAGAAGGACCCAAACCCAGTGACAAAAGTGCCAGCAAGAAATTTGTCCTATCTGTTGCATGGAGCCCTGATGGAAAACGACTTGCGTGTGGCTCAATGGATGGCACGATTTCTGTTTTCGATGCACAACGAATCAAATTTTTACATCACCTTGAAGGCCACTTCATGCCTGTGCGGTCTCTCGCTTATTCTCCTTATGATCCAAGGCTACTGTTTTCAGCTTCAGATGATGGTAATGTCCACATGTATGATGCTGAGGGGAAAGCCTTAGTTGGGACAATGTCAGGACATGCCAGTTGGGTTTTATGTGTGGATGTGAGCCCAGATGGGGCAGCTATCGCCACAGGTTCAAGCGACAGAACTGTAAGGCTATGGGATCTTAACATGAGGGTGTCTGTGCAGACGATGAGCAACCACACAGACCAAGTATGGGGAGTTGCATTTAGACCACCTGGAGGAAATGATGTGCGAAGCGGCCGGCTTGCTAGTGTATCAGATGATAAGAGCATATCACTGTATGATTATTCCTGATTTAGATATTACTTGCTGTATCTGTACTTTATGTGTTGTGATTTTAACTTGCTAATGCTTTCTCTTTGTCTACTAAATTGGTTTGAAGGTAATGTTTGGTTGGACTTGAACAAACTGGCTTACGCGTATTTTAATTCTATTTCCCTGTCAGTTGTTAATTAATGAAGGATTTTTTCTTAGTCATTGAATTTAAAAATTGAACTTTTTTAAAGACACGTTCCATTACTAATGCTGGATAAACCGTTAAGACAGATGTGGTAATCAATTGATTTGGTCAAGTTTAACATGATTAGAAACATTTGGCAAGTAATTATTGTTTGTGCACACAATAGAAGTAGGGCAAAATTGTGAACCAATCAGCGCATTTCGTTTATGTAATTTGAATTGCTTTAATAAAACGACAATACTTGTCAACAAAAAAGAAGAAAATTAAAAAAGTATCAAGGTATTGTTACATTCGAACATTCCAAAGAGTTCTTCAGGCAAGACAAAAGAAGACGTCGAGTATGTTTGAAAAGTGTGAAATAGGAAATGGAAAAGAGTTGAAGTGCTCGAAGTGTTATCAACAACTTGACAGTTCAGATAATTTTTCTCAAGTACAATCAAGTGTTAGACATACAGACTAGGGATGGAAAAAAAAAGTATTCGTCTGATacatttataaaaatatttaaatataattAGTTTAATAAACTTTgtctttt includes:
- the LOC127138661 gene encoding WD repeat-containing protein VIP3, with the protein product MKLGGIKSVDNAHDDSVWAVTWAPATATRPPLLLTGSLDETVRLWKSDDLILERTNTGHCLGVASVAAHPLGSIAASSSLDSFVRVFDVDSNATIATLEAPPSEVWQMRFDPKGAVLAVAGGGSASINLWDTSTWELIATLSIPRVEGPKPSDKSASKKFVLSVAWSPDGKRLACGSMDGTISVFDAQRIKFLHHLEGHFMPVRSLAYSPYDPRLLFSASDDGNVHMYDAEGKALVGTMSGHASWVLCVDVSPDGAAIATGSSDRTVRLWDLNMRVSVQTMSNHTDQVWGVAFRPPGGNDVRSGRLASVSDDKSISLYDYS